A genome region from Deltaproteobacteria bacterium includes the following:
- a CDS encoding 4Fe-4S binding protein gives MEKVSLIFDKKNCMGCHACEVACKQEHGLGVGPRLVRVIEKSPDYIPVYCHHCARPPCKDACPVDAITRNDQGIVLINADLCIGCRECVEACPFGAMQFEERTELAVKCDLCVDRLGQGLKTACMSVCPTGCIHFGPEKSIASVFEHPV, from the coding sequence ATGGAGAAAGTTTCTTTGATATTTGACAAGAAGAACTGCATGGGGTGTCATGCCTGCGAGGTCGCCTGCAAGCAGGAACACGGCCTCGGGGTCGGCCCCCGGCTGGTGCGGGTGATCGAAAAATCCCCTGATTATATCCCGGTCTATTGCCATCACTGCGCCAGGCCGCCCTGCAAGGATGCGTGCCCGGTGGATGCGATTACCAGAAATGACCAGGGCATCGTATTGATCAATGCCGACCTGTGCATCGGATGCAGGGAGTGTGTGGAGGCCTGTCCCTTCGGCGCCATGCAGTTCGAGGAACGAACAGAGCTGGCAGTAAAGTGCGATCTCTGCGTGGATCGCCTGGGCCAGGGCCTGAAGACCGCCTGTATGAGCGTCTGCCCCACAGGGTGCATCCATTTCGGCCCTGAGAAAAGCATCGCCTCGGTCTTTGAACACCCGGTGTAG